The following coding sequences are from one Eptesicus fuscus isolate TK198812 chromosome 7, DD_ASM_mEF_20220401, whole genome shotgun sequence window:
- the LOC103292393 gene encoding olfactory receptor 10P1 has translation MVKENQTLPEFILLGFSDLRALQGPLFWVVLLVYLVTLLGNSMIILLTQASPSLHSPMYFFLRHLSVVELLYTTDIVPRTLADLASLHPQAISFQGCAAQMYIFIVLGISECCLLTAMAYDRYAAICRPLHYSVLMSRRACVAMVSSSWLMGIITATTHSSLIFTLPFPRHPVVPHFLCDILPVLRLASAGKHRSEISVMTATVVFIMVPFSLIVTSYVRILGAILAMASTQSRRKVFSTCSSHLLVVFLFFGTASITYIQPRAGSSVTTDRILSLFYTVVTPMLNPIIYTLRNKEVAGALRHLVKRQVFPP, from the coding sequence ATGGTTAAGGAAAATCAGACTCTGCCTGAATTCATCCTTTTAGGATTCTCCGACCTCAGGGCCCTGCAGGGCCCCCTGTTCTGGGTGGTGCTTCTGGTTTACCTGGTCACTTTGCTGGGTAACTCCATGATCAtcctcctcacccaggccagcccttccctgcactcgcccatgtacttcttcctgcGCCACCTCTCGGTAGTGGAGCTCCTCTACACCACCGACATTGTGCCCAGGACCCTGGCTGATCTGGCCTCCCTGCATCCCCAGGCCATCTCCTTCCAGGGCTGTGCAGCCCAGATGTACATCTTCATTGTCCTGGGCATCTCAGAGTGCTGCCTGCTCACAGCCATGGCCTATGACCGCTACGCCGCCATCTGCCGGCCCCTGCACTACTCCGTCCTCATGAGCAGGCGGGCCTGCGTGGCCATGGTGAGCAGCTCCTGGCTCATGGGCATCATCACAGCCACCACCCACTCCTCCCTCATCTTCACCCTGCCTTTCCCCCGCCACCCAGTCGTCCCGCACTTCCTCTGTGACATCCTGCCGGTCCTGAGGCTGGCGAGTGCTGGGAAGCACAGGAGCGAGATCTCTGTGATGACAGCCACTGTGGTCTTCATCATGGTCCCCTTCTCTCTGATCGTCACCTCTTACGTCCGCATCCTGGGTGCCATCTTGGCAATGGCCTCCACCCAGAGCCGCCGCAAGGTCTTCTCTACCTGCTCTTCCCACCTGCTTGTGGTCTTCCTCTTCTTTGGAACAGCCAGCATCACCTACATCCAGCCCCGGGCAGGCTCCTCGGTGACCACAGACCGcatcctcagcctcttctacacGGTCGTCACACCCATGCTCAACCCCATCATCTACACCCTCCGAAACAAGGAGGTGGCGGGGGCCCTGCGGCACCTGGTGAAGAGGCAGGTCTTCCCACCCTGA